The following are encoded in a window of Kitasatospora sp. NBC_01250 genomic DNA:
- a CDS encoding LysR family transcriptional regulator, which yields MELDPKRLMILRAIAEGGGVAAAARALGHTPSAVSQQLNRLERETGVPLVDRTGGRAELTASGRLLAQAGERIQQALTDATRELNALGEQAAGPVAIGVPATAISYFATTALHLLATAHPALQPRLVETGPAEGLRALRLGELDALVIADDQDAPTPLPPGVRATALLEDEYRLVLPDGWAEPADWAELSGRPWIGAPADSPRGVVFQRLAAEHGIVPSVQHVARYPFAVYSMLAARLGPAILTATAASRLTHGVVAGLAVPGGYVVRLLRRTGPSGAVPAVEATAEALQQAVLLAAERMAGLGLLEREPRVRPRLVDPSERTRTE from the coding sequence ATGGAGCTCGATCCGAAAAGGCTGATGATCCTGCGGGCGATAGCCGAGGGCGGCGGCGTGGCGGCCGCGGCGCGGGCCCTGGGGCACACGCCGTCGGCGGTGTCGCAGCAACTGAACCGGCTGGAGCGGGAGACGGGCGTCCCGCTGGTGGACCGCACCGGCGGACGGGCCGAACTGACCGCCTCGGGGCGGCTGCTGGCCCAGGCGGGCGAACGGATCCAGCAGGCCCTCACCGACGCCACCCGGGAGTTGAACGCGCTGGGCGAGCAGGCGGCGGGGCCGGTGGCGATCGGCGTTCCGGCAACCGCGATCAGCTACTTCGCGACGACCGCCCTGCACCTGCTCGCCACGGCGCATCCGGCCCTGCAGCCGCGGTTGGTCGAAACAGGGCCGGCCGAGGGCCTGCGTGCGCTGCGGCTCGGTGAGCTGGACGCCCTGGTCATCGCCGACGACCAGGACGCACCCACCCCGCTGCCGCCCGGAGTCCGGGCCACGGCGCTGCTGGAGGACGAGTACCGGCTCGTGCTGCCCGACGGGTGGGCGGAGCCGGCCGACTGGGCCGAACTGTCGGGCCGGCCGTGGATCGGAGCACCGGCCGACTCACCGCGGGGCGTGGTCTTCCAGCGGCTGGCCGCGGAGCACGGCATCGTGCCGTCCGTCCAGCACGTGGCCCGCTATCCGTTCGCGGTCTACAGCATGCTGGCGGCTCGACTCGGCCCGGCGATCCTGACCGCAACGGCCGCGAGCCGGCTGACCCACGGAGTGGTGGCCGGGCTCGCGGTGCCCGGCGGCTACGTCGTGCGCCTGCTGCGGCGCACCGGGCCGTCGGGGGCGGTGCCGGCGGTCGAGGCGACGGCCGAGGCGCTGCAGCAGGCGGTGCTGCTGGCGGCCGAACGGATGGCCGGGCTGGGGCTGCTGGAACGCGAGCCCAGGGTCCGGCCGCGGCTGGTCGACCCGAGCGAGCGCACCCGGACCGAATAG
- a CDS encoding TIGR02678 family protein, with protein MSAVPLVDAQAERRRAARALLAAPLLTIVDEAAKEDFRLVRKYAAELAAWFTQETGWRLVVDTETARLFKTPARLDDATRPARAPRTKVAFTRRRYVLLCLALAVLERADAQVTLGRLAEGVLTAAADPALASAGVEFRMERREERSDLVAAVRLLLEWGVLHRVAGDEEAYLSASANDVLYDVRRRVLAGLLATTRGPSTVTAAEPERRLLALTEEVLPDTDELRLRSLRHRLTRRLLDDPVVYYDELPEDERAYLVSQRHAITRRITELTGLVAESRAEGVAMVDPDDELTDVRMPEQGTEGHVTLLIAAHLATTDGPHTEAELVRLVRELALQHTAYWRKSAAEPAAAADLLTQALDRLSALDLVTRDADRVGAKPALVRYALAAPTIRKARTRS; from the coding sequence GTGAGCGCCGTGCCGCTGGTCGACGCCCAGGCGGAGCGCCGCCGCGCGGCCCGGGCCCTGCTCGCCGCGCCGCTGCTGACCATCGTCGACGAGGCCGCCAAGGAGGACTTCCGGCTGGTGCGCAAGTACGCGGCCGAGCTCGCGGCCTGGTTCACCCAGGAGACCGGCTGGCGGCTGGTGGTCGACACCGAGACGGCCCGGCTGTTCAAGACGCCCGCACGACTGGACGACGCGACCCGCCCCGCCCGCGCGCCGCGCACCAAGGTGGCGTTCACCCGCCGGCGCTACGTCCTGCTCTGCCTGGCCCTGGCCGTGCTGGAGCGTGCCGACGCGCAGGTCACGCTCGGCCGGCTCGCCGAAGGCGTGCTGACCGCCGCGGCGGATCCGGCGCTGGCGTCGGCCGGCGTCGAGTTCCGGATGGAGCGCCGGGAGGAGCGCTCCGACCTGGTGGCGGCAGTCCGCCTGCTGCTGGAGTGGGGCGTGCTGCACCGGGTGGCGGGCGACGAGGAGGCGTACCTGTCCGCCTCCGCCAACGACGTGCTGTACGACGTGCGTCGGCGGGTGCTGGCGGGCCTGCTGGCCACGACCCGCGGTCCCTCCACCGTCACCGCGGCCGAGCCCGAGCGGCGGCTGCTTGCGCTGACCGAGGAGGTCCTGCCGGACACCGACGAGTTGCGGTTGCGCTCGCTGCGCCACCGGCTGACCCGGCGACTGCTGGACGACCCGGTCGTGTACTACGACGAACTGCCCGAGGACGAACGCGCCTACCTGGTCTCCCAGCGGCACGCGATCACCCGTCGGATCACCGAACTCACCGGCTTGGTGGCCGAGTCGCGCGCCGAGGGTGTCGCCATGGTGGACCCCGACGACGAGTTGACCGATGTGCGGATGCCGGAGCAGGGGACCGAGGGTCATGTCACCCTGCTCATCGCCGCGCACCTCGCCACCACGGACGGTCCGCACACCGAAGCGGAGCTGGTCCGGCTGGTGCGCGAGCTCGCCCTCCAGCACACCGCGTACTGGCGCAAGTCCGCCGCCGAACCGGCCGCCGCTGCCGACCTGCTGACGCAGGCCCTGGACCGCCTGAGCGCCCTGGACCTCGTCACCCGGGACGCCGACCGGGTCGGCGCCAAGCCCGCCCTCGTCCGCTACGCCCTCGCCGCCCCGACCATCCGGAAGGCCCGCACCCGCTCATGA
- a CDS encoding TIGR02679 family protein, with product MADLPRLRRMLGGPETAWLVERVRERLAAGRPLDTAVVLAAASVEQRRAVELLLGRRLRAGRSLSVPLADVDRVLRESLACSDGLAAAVVLLTGPVADRRAEALASAEAWRAAFVPLDAACDRPDLAPWRARVESTGLLKRIAAGDPSVAGRLADQAARVLAELTADELSAGPGAALTLPVLAARCLGDAHALDEGRPLASLVWSAVKALAGLSDEEAGGAEGRRAGWAAVGVATDELSSRVLTLGLPGSTHGTTGRILAAAREGGEPCVLTLRQLAAGVGAVPESVRVCENPAVVAAAAASLGADCPPLVCVEGNVSLAARTLLGRLAERGSRLAYHGDFDWGGVRIAAGLLRLPGAVPWRYDHAAYLAAVERGLGAPLTTGTPAPTLWDPALREAIEAHGVRVEEELVLGELLADLRGSCG from the coding sequence GTGGCCGACCTGCCCCGGCTGCGCCGCATGCTCGGTGGTCCCGAGACCGCCTGGCTGGTCGAGCGGGTGCGCGAGCGGCTGGCGGCGGGACGCCCGCTGGACACCGCGGTCGTCCTGGCCGCCGCCTCCGTCGAGCAGCGGCGCGCCGTCGAGCTGCTGCTCGGCCGCCGGCTGCGGGCCGGCCGCTCGCTCTCGGTGCCGCTGGCCGATGTGGACCGGGTGCTCCGCGAGTCCCTGGCCTGCTCGGACGGGCTCGCGGCCGCCGTAGTCCTGCTCACCGGGCCGGTCGCCGACCGCCGGGCCGAGGCGCTGGCCTCGGCCGAGGCGTGGCGGGCCGCGTTCGTGCCCCTGGACGCCGCCTGCGACCGGCCCGACCTAGCGCCCTGGCGCGCGCGGGTGGAGTCCACCGGCCTGCTCAAGCGGATCGCTGCGGGAGATCCTTCGGTGGCAGGTCGGTTGGCCGACCAGGCTGCGCGCGTGCTGGCCGAGCTGACCGCTGACGAGCTGTCCGCCGGCCCCGGGGCCGCGCTGACCCTGCCCGTCCTCGCCGCCCGCTGCCTCGGCGACGCGCACGCACTCGACGAGGGGCGGCCGCTCGCCTCGCTCGTCTGGTCCGCCGTCAAGGCGCTGGCCGGGCTGTCGGACGAGGAGGCCGGTGGCGCCGAGGGCCGCCGCGCGGGCTGGGCCGCGGTCGGTGTGGCGACCGACGAGCTCTCCTCGCGGGTGCTGACCCTGGGCCTGCCCGGATCGACCCACGGCACCACCGGCCGGATCCTCGCCGCCGCGCGGGAGGGCGGCGAACCCTGCGTGCTGACGCTGCGCCAACTCGCAGCTGGGGTTGGAGCGGTGCCCGAGTCGGTCCGGGTCTGCGAGAACCCGGCGGTGGTCGCGGCGGCGGCCGCCTCGCTCGGCGCGGACTGCCCGCCGCTGGTCTGCGTCGAGGGCAACGTCTCGCTGGCGGCGCGCACGCTGCTCGGCCGGCTCGCCGAGCGCGGCAGCCGGCTCGCCTACCACGGCGACTTCGACTGGGGCGGCGTCCGGATCGCCGCAGGTCTGCTGCGCCTGCCCGGTGCTGTCCCGTGGCGCTACGATCACGCCGCCTACCTCGCGGCGGTCGAACGCGGCCTCGGCGCGCCGCTCACCACCGGGACCCCGGCGCCCACACTCTGGGACCCCGCGTTGCGCGAGGCCATCGAGGCGCACGGGGTCAGGGTGGAGGAGGAGCTTGTGCTCGGTGAACTCCTGGCCGACCTGCGCGGGTCGTGCGGGTAG
- a CDS encoding TIGR02677 family protein, whose product MTTAPPPQPFAYLNAPKAQLHGQVLGVFAQARERFTVHLRPEDVVAELRQAPEQQAFSLEAVGASLEQLVEWGNLRADADTGRVTSVEDFHRARYLYQLTRHGQAALRAVALYEEALGQRGQLQSVALADIAEQLGPLLALAEQEDPDPAKVHLALLQLADRFGSLADNAQAFMASLRRTVDFQDGDEEAFIAYKDRLVEYIERFIADLANRGAQIADLIDRLEVAGVGRLLLAAAQREAVDAVPLGDEGADEAEADRARQAALAPALAAWENRWRGLSDWFLSRSSRRPSQAKLLRGAAVSAITGLVNTVAALNERRGGRSDRSADFRALARFFAEAPDDAAAHRLWRAAFALTPARHLTVDATTEAAWQDADLAPATPWGEAPPLEISPRLRETGSYERRGAPNRVADRTAARQALAEQVEREAAQTAAARARLATDGPVLLSALAGPDGLDTQEFRLFLAVLGDALSARVPGESESSAITGDGTMEVRLKLVDAEQVVEIRTVDGVLSGPEHVVEIIDLAPAGDPE is encoded by the coding sequence GTGACCACCGCGCCGCCGCCGCAGCCCTTCGCCTACCTGAACGCCCCCAAAGCCCAGTTGCACGGCCAGGTGCTGGGCGTGTTCGCACAGGCGAGGGAACGGTTCACGGTGCACCTGCGGCCCGAGGACGTCGTCGCCGAGCTCCGACAGGCGCCTGAGCAGCAGGCCTTCTCGCTGGAGGCGGTCGGCGCTTCGCTGGAGCAACTGGTGGAGTGGGGCAACCTGCGGGCTGACGCCGACACCGGCCGGGTCACCTCCGTCGAGGACTTCCACCGTGCTCGCTACCTGTACCAGTTGACCCGGCACGGCCAGGCGGCGCTGCGTGCCGTCGCGCTCTACGAGGAAGCGCTCGGGCAACGCGGCCAACTGCAGTCCGTCGCCCTCGCCGACATCGCGGAGCAGCTCGGTCCGCTGCTGGCGCTCGCCGAGCAGGAGGACCCGGACCCGGCCAAGGTGCACCTGGCGCTTCTTCAACTGGCCGACCGCTTCGGCAGCCTGGCGGACAACGCGCAGGCGTTCATGGCCTCGCTGCGTCGCACGGTCGACTTCCAGGACGGTGACGAGGAGGCGTTCATCGCCTACAAGGACCGGCTGGTGGAGTACATCGAGCGCTTCATCGCGGACCTGGCCAACCGGGGCGCGCAGATCGCCGACCTGATCGACCGCCTGGAGGTGGCCGGGGTGGGCCGACTGCTGCTGGCGGCTGCCCAGCGCGAGGCCGTCGACGCCGTTCCGCTGGGCGATGAGGGTGCGGACGAGGCCGAGGCCGATCGGGCCAGGCAGGCGGCTCTGGCGCCGGCGCTGGCGGCCTGGGAGAACCGGTGGCGTGGGCTGTCCGACTGGTTCCTCAGCCGCTCCAGCCGCCGGCCCTCCCAGGCGAAGCTGCTGCGCGGTGCCGCGGTCAGCGCCATCACCGGGCTGGTCAACACCGTCGCTGCGCTCAACGAGCGGCGCGGCGGCCGTAGCGACCGCTCGGCCGATTTCCGGGCGCTGGCCCGGTTCTTCGCCGAGGCACCCGACGACGCGGCGGCGCACCGGCTGTGGCGCGCGGCCTTCGCGCTGACCCCGGCCCGGCACCTGACCGTGGACGCGACGACCGAGGCGGCGTGGCAGGACGCGGATCTCGCGCCGGCCACACCCTGGGGTGAGGCACCGCCGCTGGAGATCAGTCCGCGGCTGCGCGAGACCGGTTCGTACGAGCGGCGCGGCGCGCCCAACCGGGTCGCCGACCGGACCGCGGCCCGGCAGGCGCTGGCCGAGCAGGTCGAGCGGGAGGCGGCGCAGACGGCTGCCGCGAGGGCGAGGCTGGCCACCGACGGTCCGGTACTGCTGTCCGCCCTCGCGGGCCCGGACGGGCTGGACACCCAGGAGTTCCGGCTCTTCCTGGCCGTGCTGGGTGACGCGCTGTCGGCCCGGGTGCCGGGGGAGAGCGAGTCGTCCGCGATCACGGGCGACGGGACGATGGAGGTCCGGTTGAAGCTGGTGGACGCGGAACAGGTGGTCGAGATCCGCACGGTGGACGGTGTGCTGTCCGGCCCCGAGCACGTGGTCGAGATCATCGACCTCGCCCCGGCAGGAGACCCCGAGTGA
- a CDS encoding 4'-phosphopantetheinyl transferase family protein, whose amino-acid sequence MGTGTGMGSGALAPGQVEVGWVAVTAANAAAAGAAAAGVLDEAERQRAAAFRRDEDRALYQVAHVALRKVLAERLGRDAAAVTFRRAVCPGCGQLHGRPEPVDAPGLEFSLSHSGDLALIALAAHPVGADVERADAFAPGAGAEVATQLHPAEQAELAALADPSPQRWAAAAVRCWVRKEAYLKGTGMGLGRGVGVDYVGLGPGFGTAARGSGALPSGAQALGAQPSGAQPSGALPPAGWELRAVEVPPGYDAAIALRLPPGLSGEAVRVRSVELRLS is encoded by the coding sequence GTGGGTACCGGGACGGGCATGGGCTCGGGGGCGCTGGCGCCTGGGCAGGTCGAGGTCGGCTGGGTCGCGGTCACGGCGGCGAACGCAGCAGCCGCCGGCGCTGCCGCGGCCGGGGTGCTCGACGAGGCGGAGCGGCAGCGCGCCGCGGCGTTCCGGCGGGACGAGGACCGGGCGCTCTACCAGGTCGCCCACGTGGCGCTGCGCAAGGTGCTGGCCGAGCGCCTCGGCCGCGACGCCGCGGCGGTGACATTCCGGCGGGCCGTCTGCCCGGGCTGCGGCCAACTGCACGGCCGGCCCGAGCCGGTGGACGCGCCGGGCCTGGAGTTCTCGCTCTCGCACAGCGGCGACCTCGCGCTGATCGCGCTGGCCGCGCACCCGGTCGGCGCGGACGTCGAGCGGGCCGACGCCTTCGCGCCCGGCGCCGGTGCCGAGGTCGCCACCCAGCTGCACCCGGCCGAGCAGGCCGAACTGGCCGCGCTGGCCGATCCGTCGCCGCAGCGCTGGGCGGCTGCGGCGGTGCGCTGCTGGGTGCGCAAGGAGGCGTACCTGAAGGGGACGGGCATGGGCCTCGGGCGGGGCGTCGGCGTCGACTACGTGGGCCTCGGGCCCGGGTTCGGGACGGCGGCGAGGGGGTCCGGTGCGCTGCCGTCGGGTGCACAGGCGTTGGGTGCACAACCGTCGGGTGCACAACCGTCCGGTGCGCTGCCGCCCGCCGGGTGGGAGCTGCGGGCGGTCGAGGTGCCGCCCGGTTACGACGCGGCGATCGCGCTGCGGCTGCCGCCGGGCCTGTCGGGCGAGGCGGTCCGGGTACGTTCGGTGGAGTTGCGCCTGAGCTGA
- a CDS encoding NUDIX hydrolase — protein MDQEKLLSRDAWLASLPRSYTAAGTLLTDEAGRVLVVKPNYRPGWQFAGGVIDLGEDALECARRELREETGLDREIGHLLVVGWIHPSEQLNHPSVHFLFDAGSVPVGTEITLQEAELEEYRWVEPEQACELLGEARAPRLRAALAARADGVVRIVSGTVSGI, from the coding sequence GTGGACCAGGAAAAGCTGCTGTCCCGGGACGCCTGGCTCGCCTCGCTGCCCCGCTCCTACACCGCCGCCGGCACCCTGCTGACCGACGAGGCGGGCCGGGTGCTGGTGGTCAAGCCCAACTACCGCCCCGGCTGGCAGTTCGCCGGCGGCGTCATCGACCTGGGCGAGGACGCGCTGGAGTGCGCGCGGCGGGAGCTGCGGGAGGAGACCGGGCTCGACCGGGAGATCGGCCACCTGCTGGTGGTCGGCTGGATCCACCCCTCCGAGCAGCTGAACCACCCCTCGGTGCACTTCCTCTTCGACGCGGGGAGCGTGCCGGTCGGCACCGAGATCACCCTCCAGGAGGCCGAACTGGAGGAGTACCGCTGGGTCGAGCCGGAGCAGGCCTGCGAACTCCTCGGCGAGGCACGCGCTCCCCGGCTGCGGGCCGCGCTGGCGGCCAGGGCGGACGGCGTGGTGCGGATCGTGTCCGGGACGGTGTCGGGGATCTGA
- a CDS encoding TIGR02680 family protein: MTLPQPTKTRWQPLRAGLVDIFYYDAEEFRFHDGRLLLRGNNGTGKSKVLALTLPFLLDGELAPNRVEPDGDRAKRMEWNLLLGGKHPHDERTGYTWLEFGRIGEDGLPQYRTIGCGLKAVKGRGIAKHWFFTTPLRIGPELPLLSATRVPFTRERLRDALGGRGLVHDTATEYRRAVDEQLFGLGQERYEALVGLLIQLRQPQLSKKPDEKLLSKALTESLPPLDAALVGEVAEAFRGLDEERHALAALSEASGAAASFLTHYRRYAQIAAKRQAGVLRVAHSRYEHLGRDLGEAEAEHGTAEQELAHAEQSLAELEDSRVRLTAARDALNRSPEMDAARELEQAARTAETFGRAALDREAAREAARRTAADWSRRGAAALAQTTTDQHVLDQAQLAARQCAEEAGLDHRAVAEALERDHAPYQDTRRTGERALERRRQAVTGLTELLAATERARGRARDAQVEAGRRASDLEAGRERVALADQAVLGQGGELVTLYRAWTLGTTELRLADPDQALAALEAWTESLDGPNPAAEAAALAHRDHAAVLTRRETELDAERAAVRREQGAVAEEIARLESGGHDAPPAVHTRDHHGRSDRPGAPLWRAVDFADTVPPAERAGIEAALEAAGLLDAWLTPDGALLDPRTHDAVLLPGPPAGGASLAAVLRPAVDRDDPQAAALGDEAVLAVLAAVGLGADSPCASWVAADGGYRLGVLAGSWSKPAAGYIGEGSREAARRARLAELTERRVELAAALGILDEQRAVVRERAVVLAAELRAAPADQALREAHARRGHEAETVRRLSERQIEAEGEAVTRREEAEEAAARAEEYAADTGLTADREALDAVREALSGYRAALAALLPAAVARARSAADAAEAAAEAESAAQTLADAVEAAEGARRTAEAAAERHRVLGETVGASVEELFRRLAETDAALERRDGAEKAARAARDTALAARARAEGRYTEIRARIGEATGERERAVTALRAFAATGLLATAVPGLTVPPSDEPWVPTPAVALARSVHQELEAVDDADRRWELIQQRITAEHKILTDALARHGHSVGMTLHEGVMVVDVLFQGRSHDVPALAASLGEEVEQRGRLLSAKERELLENHLVGEVAGALQELIAGAEEQVQAMNRDLAERPTSTGMALRLLWQPAKDAPQGLEAVRTRLLRQSSDAWRPADRALVGEFLQARIAQDREEHPGDSWADQLTRALDYRAWHMFTIQRRQDGQWKPATGPASGGERVLAASVPLFAAASSHYSSGSPHAPRLIALDEAFAGVDDDSRAKCLGLLASFDLDVVMTSEREWACYPTVPGIGIAQLTRREGFDAVLVTPWRWDGRERSREQRPVPHVPAAAHVPAVAVKAVPQSDLFEFEEA, from the coding sequence ATGACGCTGCCGCAGCCGACCAAGACCCGCTGGCAGCCGTTGCGCGCCGGGCTGGTCGACATCTTCTACTACGACGCCGAGGAGTTCCGCTTCCACGACGGCCGACTGCTGCTGCGCGGCAACAACGGCACCGGGAAGTCCAAGGTGCTCGCCCTCACCCTGCCGTTCCTCCTCGACGGCGAACTGGCGCCGAACCGGGTCGAGCCGGACGGCGACCGGGCCAAGCGGATGGAGTGGAACCTGCTGCTCGGCGGCAAGCACCCCCACGACGAGCGCACCGGCTACACCTGGCTGGAGTTCGGTCGGATCGGCGAGGACGGCCTGCCGCAGTACCGGACCATCGGCTGCGGGCTGAAGGCCGTCAAGGGACGCGGCATCGCCAAGCACTGGTTCTTCACCACCCCGCTGCGGATCGGCCCCGAGCTGCCGCTGCTCTCCGCGACCCGGGTCCCGTTCACCCGGGAGCGGCTGCGCGACGCCCTGGGCGGCCGCGGACTGGTGCACGACACCGCCACCGAGTACCGCCGCGCGGTCGACGAACAGCTCTTCGGCCTGGGCCAGGAGCGCTACGAGGCACTGGTCGGGCTGCTGATCCAGCTGCGCCAGCCGCAGCTGTCCAAGAAGCCGGACGAGAAGCTGCTGTCGAAGGCGCTGACCGAGTCGCTCCCGCCGCTGGACGCGGCTCTGGTCGGCGAGGTCGCCGAGGCGTTCCGGGGCCTGGACGAGGAGCGGCATGCGCTGGCGGCGCTGTCCGAGGCGTCCGGTGCCGCCGCGAGCTTCCTCACCCACTACCGCCGCTACGCACAGATCGCCGCCAAGCGCCAGGCCGGCGTGCTGCGCGTCGCACACAGCCGCTACGAGCACCTGGGTCGCGACCTCGGCGAGGCGGAGGCCGAACACGGCACCGCCGAGCAGGAGCTGGCGCACGCCGAGCAGAGCCTCGCGGAGCTGGAGGACAGCCGGGTCCGCCTGACGGCCGCCCGTGACGCGCTGAACCGCAGCCCCGAGATGGACGCGGCCCGCGAGCTGGAGCAGGCCGCCCGCACGGCCGAGACGTTCGGCCGGGCCGCGCTCGACCGGGAGGCCGCCCGGGAGGCCGCCCGGCGCACCGCAGCCGACTGGAGCCGTCGCGGCGCCGCCGCGCTCGCCCAGACCACGACCGACCAGCACGTTCTCGACCAGGCCCAGCTCGCCGCCCGCCAGTGCGCCGAGGAGGCGGGACTCGACCACCGGGCGGTCGCCGAGGCGCTGGAACGCGATCACGCGCCCTACCAGGACACCCGCCGCACCGGCGAGCGGGCGCTCGAACGCCGCCGCCAGGCCGTCACCGGCCTGACCGAGCTGCTCGCCGCCACCGAACGGGCTCGCGGCCGGGCCCGTGACGCCCAGGTGGAGGCGGGCCGCCGGGCCTCGGACCTGGAGGCCGGGCGGGAACGCGTCGCGCTCGCCGATCAGGCCGTCCTCGGCCAGGGCGGCGAACTGGTGACCTTGTACCGGGCCTGGACCCTGGGCACCACCGAACTCCGGCTCGCCGACCCGGACCAGGCGTTGGCCGCCCTGGAGGCGTGGACCGAGAGCCTGGACGGACCGAACCCGGCGGCCGAGGCCGCGGCTCTCGCGCACCGGGATCACGCGGCCGTCCTGACCCGCAGGGAGACCGAGCTCGACGCCGAGCGCGCCGCCGTCCGGCGCGAGCAGGGCGCGGTGGCGGAGGAGATCGCCCGTCTGGAGTCAGGTGGTCACGACGCCCCGCCCGCCGTGCACACGCGCGACCACCACGGCCGCTCCGACCGCCCCGGCGCACCGCTGTGGCGGGCGGTGGACTTCGCCGACACCGTTCCGCCGGCGGAACGGGCCGGGATCGAGGCGGCCCTGGAGGCAGCCGGCCTTCTCGACGCCTGGCTCACGCCCGACGGCGCCCTGCTGGACCCGCGGACCCACGATGCCGTGCTGCTGCCCGGCCCACCCGCCGGGGGCGCATCGTTGGCGGCCGTCCTGCGCCCGGCCGTCGACCGGGACGACCCGCAGGCCGCCGCCCTCGGCGACGAAGCGGTGCTCGCCGTGCTCGCGGCGGTCGGACTGGGAGCGGACTCGCCGTGTGCGAGCTGGGTGGCCGCTGACGGTGGCTACCGGCTCGGTGTGCTCGCCGGCTCCTGGAGCAAGCCCGCCGCCGGCTACATCGGTGAGGGCTCCCGCGAGGCGGCCCGCCGCGCCCGGCTTGCCGAGCTGACCGAACGTCGCGTCGAACTCGCCGCCGCTCTGGGCATCTTGGACGAGCAGCGGGCGGTGGTCCGGGAACGCGCGGTGGTCCTTGCCGCCGAGTTGCGCGCCGCCCCCGCCGACCAGGCGCTTCGGGAGGCGCACGCCCGCCGTGGCCACGAGGCGGAGACGGTGCGACGCCTGTCGGAACGTCAGATCGAGGCGGAGGGCGAGGCGGTGACTCGGCGCGAGGAGGCCGAGGAGGCCGCCGCTCGGGCCGAGGAGTACGCCGCCGACACCGGCCTGACGGCCGATCGGGAGGCGCTCGACGCCGTGCGCGAGGCCCTGTCCGGTTACCGCGCCGCCCTCGCCGCGCTGCTGCCCGCGGCTGTGGCCCGGGCCCGCTCCGCTGCCGACGCCGCCGAGGCCGCCGCGGAGGCGGAGTCGGCCGCGCAGACCCTGGCCGATGCCGTCGAAGCCGCCGAGGGCGCGCGCCGCACGGCCGAGGCTGCCGCCGAACGGCACCGGGTACTGGGCGAGACCGTCGGGGCGAGCGTGGAGGAGCTCTTCCGGCGCCTGGCCGAGACGGACGCCGCCCTTGAGCGGCGCGACGGCGCCGAGAAGGCCGCCCGGGCCGCGCGCGACACGGCCCTGGCCGCGCGGGCGAGGGCGGAGGGCCGGTACACCGAGATCCGCGCCCGGATCGGCGAGGCCACCGGGGAGCGGGAGCGCGCGGTCACCGCACTGCGGGCCTTTGCCGCCACCGGCCTGCTCGCCACCGCCGTCCCCGGGCTCACCGTCCCGCCCTCGGACGAGCCCTGGGTCCCGACCCCGGCCGTCGCGCTGGCCCGGTCCGTCCACCAGGAACTGGAGGCCGTCGACGATGCCGACCGGCGCTGGGAGCTGATCCAGCAGCGGATCACCGCCGAACACAAGATCCTCACCGACGCGCTCGCCCGGCACGGCCACTCGGTGGGCATGACGCTCCACGAGGGCGTCATGGTCGTCGACGTGCTCTTCCAGGGCCGCAGCCACGACGTTCCCGCGCTCGCCGCCTCGCTGGGCGAGGAGGTCGAACAGCGGGGCCGCCTGCTCTCCGCGAAGGAGCGCGAACTCCTGGAGAACCACCTGGTGGGGGAGGTCGCCGGTGCCCTGCAGGAGCTGATCGCCGGTGCCGAGGAACAGGTCCAGGCGATGAACCGGGACCTGGCGGAGCGCCCCACCTCCACCGGTATGGCGCTGCGCCTGCTCTGGCAGCCCGCCAAGGACGCACCGCAGGGCCTCGAAGCCGTCCGCACCCGCCTGCTGCGCCAGTCCTCGGACGCCTGGCGTCCGGCCGACCGGGCGCTGGTCGGTGAGTTCCTGCAGGCCAGGATCGCGCAGGATCGCGAGGAGCACCCCGGCGACTCCTGGGCCGACCAGCTCACCCGCGCGCTGGACTACCGGGCGTGGCACATGTTCACCATCCAGCGCCGGCAGGACGGCCAGTGGAAGCCCGCCACCGGTCCGGCCTCCGGTGGGGAGCGGGTGCTGGCCGCCTCGGTACCGCTGTTCGCCGCCGCCTCCTCGCACTACTCCTCCGGCAGCCCGCACGCACCGCGGCTGATCGCCCTCGACGAGGCGTTCGCCGGGGTGGACGACGACTCCCGCGCCAAGTGCCTGGGCCTGCTCGCCTCCTTCGACCTCGACGTGGTGATGACCAGCGAGCGCGAGTGGGCCTGCTACCCCACCGTGCCCGGGATCGGGATCGCCCAGCTGACCCGGCGTGAGGGCTTCGACGCGGTGCTCGTCACCCCGTGGCGCTGGGACGGGCGCGAGCGCTCGCGGGAGCAGCGGCCGGTGCCGCACGTGCCGGCTGCGGCGCACGTGCCGGCAGTGGCGGTGAAGGCGGTACCGCAGTCCGACCTGTTCGAGTTCGAGGAGGCGTAG